Proteins encoded within one genomic window of Mya arenaria isolate MELC-2E11 chromosome 13, ASM2691426v1:
- the LOC128213168 gene encoding octopine dehydrogenase-like — MAKPLKVCVCGGGKSAHVITALAASNPDMEVSVLTMYKDEAEMWTKAIEKDDMVLTIHGSNGVSRDVKAKPAQISKEAKDVVPGSDMVLFTVAAFAHEEYMKAIAGLIDKKTVLIGFPGQAGFEYLCKSYLSGELREQVTVMSFEMSPWVCEVTEYGKKVEVTRTSKSLDGSILRGKAIPRKPALMSLQMVVGNVPMLKQVRHFLEVLFTSYSFMHPAIMYGRWKDWDGKYMDTEPLFYEGVNESTADLIESCSKEYQSVAHAITGQKPEIDLTELPDIINWILKFYEGEIEDGSSLLKAITTNSVYKGVKHIMQKDRSKFKPDLTCRYLSEDIPCGMLVVKGIAEILGVETPSCDMLIGWGQEKLKKNYLVDGKVTGEHVKETRAPQRFGFTSLEEILSGKKSEC, encoded by the coding sequence ATGGCGAAGCCCCTCAAGGTTTGTGTCTGCGGCGGTGGGAAGAGCGCACATGTCATAACTGCACTGGCCGCCTCCAATCCAGATATGGAGGTTTCGGTACTTACCATGTACAAAGACGAGGCGGAGATGTGGACAAAGGCCATCGAGAAAGATGACATGGTCCTCACCATTCATGGTTCGAACGGGGTCTCAAGAGACGTCAAGGCTAAGCCAGCTCAGATATCAAAGGAAGCTAAAGACGTGGTTCCGGGTAGTGATATGGTACTATTTACCGTCGCTGCTTTCGCGCATGAAGAATACATGAAAGCGATTGCTGGACTCATTGACAAGAAAACCGTACTTATAGGATTCCCGGGACAAGCCGGCTTTGAGTATCTTTGTAAAAGTTACCTAAGTGGTGAGTTACGGGAGCAAGTTACTGTTATGTCTTTTGAGATGTCGCCTTGGGTTTGTGAGGTCACCGAATACGGAAAGAAAGTTGAGGTGACGAGAACGTCAAAGTCTCTGGATGGATCTATTTTAAGGGGCAAGGCCATCCCAAGGAAACCCGCGCTGATGAGTCTTCAAATGGTCGTCGGTAACGTTCCAATGTTGAAACAAGTTCGCCACTTCCTAGAGGTACTTTTTACGTCCTACTCTTTTATGCATCCAGCGATTATGTACGGTAGATGGAAGGACTGGGATGGGAAGTACATGGATACAGAGCCTTTGTTTTATGAGGGAGTGAACGAGTCTACGGCTGATCTTATTGAGAGTTGCAGCAAGGAATATCAAAGTGTTGCCCATGCTATAACTGGTCAAAAACCAGAGATAGACCTAACTGAACTTCCAGATATCATTAACTGGATACTAAAATTCTACGAGGGAGAAATAGAAGACGGTTCAAGTCTTCTGAAAGCGATTACGACGAACAGCGTATACAAAGGTGTTAAACACATCATGCAGAAGGACAGATCGAAGTTCAAGCCGGATTTAACATGCAGATACCTGTCAGAGGACATTCCGTGTGGCATGTTGGTAGTTAAAGGTATTGCTGAAATTCTCGGAGTAGAGACTCCTTCATGCGACATGCTGATCGGTTGGGGACaggaaaaattaaaaaagaattacCTTGTTGATGGCAAAGTGACTGGTGAGCATGTAAAGGAAACAAGAGCCCCGCAAAGATTTGGCTTTACTTCACTTGAAGAAATTCTCTCCGGAAAGAAATCCGAGTGTTAA